The following coding sequences are from one Bos indicus x Bos taurus breed Angus x Brahman F1 hybrid chromosome 5, Bos_hybrid_MaternalHap_v2.0, whole genome shotgun sequence window:
- the LOC113893475 gene encoding olfactory receptor 6C3-like — protein MKNHTRPTEFILLGLSDDPELQIVTFLFLIITYILSVTGNLTIIILTLVDSHLQTPMYFFLRNFSILEISFTTVGIPRFLGTIITRDKTISYNDCTAQLFFFIFLGITEFYLLTAMSYDRYVAICKPLHYTTIMNDRVCVLLVFCAWLAGFLNIFPPVILFLQLDYCGSNIIDHFACDYFPLLKLSCSDTWLLEVIGFYSALEILLFTLALIILSYMFIIKTILRLPSASQRKKAFSTCSSHMIVIFISYGSCIFMYANPSAKEKASLNKGASILNASVPPMMNPFIYSLRNQQVKQPFKDTIQKVLFFSRKCK, from the coding sequence ATGAAAAACCACACAAGACCCACAGAATTCATTCTTCTGGGGCTATCAGATGACCCAGAGCTTCAGATtgtgacttttctctttttaatcatCACATATATATTAAGTGTCACTGGAAATTTGACCATCATTATTCTCACCTTGGTGGACTCCCATTTACAGACacctatgtattttttcctcaggAACTTCTCTATATTAGAAATCTCCTTTACAACTGTTGGTATTCCTAGATTTCTGGGCACAATTATCACCAGGGACAAAACGATTTCATACAATGATTGTACAGCTcagctgtttttcttcattttcttgggtatcACTGAGTTTTATCTTCTAACAGCCATGTCTTATGATCGCTATGTAGCCATCTGCAAACCCCTGCATTACACAACCATCATGAACGACAGAGTCTGTGTATTACTTGTCTTTTGTGCTTGGCTCGCAGGGTTCTTAAACATCTTCCCACCTGTTATTCTTTTTCTCCAGTTAGATTACTGTGGTTCTAATATCATTGATCACTTTGCTTGTGACTATTTCCCCCTCTTGAAACTATCTTGCTCAGACACATGGCTCCTTGAAGTGATTGGTTTTTACTCTGCATTAGAGATTCTGCTTTTTACTTTGGCATTAATAATTCTATCCTACATGTTCATCATCAAGACAATTCTGAGGCTGCCTTCTGCCAGTCAGAGAAAAAAGGCATTTTCTACATGCTCCTCTCACATGATTGTCATTTTCATCTCTTATGGAAGCTGTATATTCATGTATGCCAACCCATCAGCAAAGGAAAAGGCATCCTTGAACAAAGGAGCATCTATTCTGAATGCTTCTGTTCCTCCTATGATGAATCCATTTATATATTCACTGAGAAACCAGCAAGTGAAACAACCCTTCAAGGATACCATCCAAAAGGTTCTCTTTTTCTCCAGGAAATGCAAGTGA